In Dyadobacter sp. NIV53, a single window of DNA contains:
- a CDS encoding efflux RND transporter permease subunit — MNLSEFSVKNWQFMLVMFIGVVALGLNSLFNMPRGEDPEFFAPSFAVVYVYPGTDALDMEELVVDKVEKRFTALENVNNIKTNVDDGLAVVVIEYDYSEDPDEKYQELVREVGALAAELPKDIFRTEIRRFSPTDVNIVQVALVSETASNKELSDRADDLKDELSKIKSLKSVENWGYPAKTVRISLNLEKMALEGVPVNQVIQALQAENYNIPGGSIQAGVRKFNVKTSGDYTSLPEIKNTIVASTGFSTSSQKIIYLADIATVDYDEAEESHITRLNGHRCVLVTAAQKEGQNIEQVGKVLNPVVENFSKTLPSHIKLIKSFDQAESVSKRLSRFSKDFAIAIFLVSLTLLPLGFRAALVVMISIPLSLAMGLAAIDYLGFSINQLSIVGLIVSLGILVDDSIVVVENIERWMRNGYPKREAAVKATQQITLAVIGCTVTLILAFLPLNFLPEASGDFIRSLPVAVSVTILASMVVSLTIVPFLSSRLLKESHNPEGNIFMRSLKKVISGSYSKLLHWALRHPLPTLGFAVILFVASLSLTKVIGFALFPKSEKPMFLISVETPDGTALSETDRVARYVESEVKKIPEIRYITTNVGKGNPRIYYNVIQRSDATNYAEFFVQLTDMKPSEKEQVIEKLRTRFAHVVNAKVEVKDFEQGPNTEAPIAIRIFGEDLDQLRSAAAGVEKTLKSTAGTIYVNNPIATRKTDIRVKINKEKASMLGISVADVNRTIRLAVTGLNIGVFKDENGDDYAINLTMPRGKIADQNVLNNLYVNTLAGASVPLKQIADLQFESAVSQIRHYDQDRYVTVSAYVKKGFLVDEVYNQVIAKLDKYQFPEGFTYKAAGELEAREKSFGGLGTIILITAFGFLGVLVLEFGTFKSSLIVLSVIPLGIIGALSALFLVGYPLSFVAIIGLIALIGIEVKNSILLVDFTNQLRAEGVSLIDAIQQAGEIRFVPIVLTSFTAIGGLIPLAIEGNPLYSPLAWVLIGGLISSTLLSRIVTPVLYKLLPPKVEVVTVK; from the coding sequence ATGAATTTGTCAGAATTTTCCGTTAAGAACTGGCAGTTTATGCTGGTCATGTTTATAGGGGTTGTGGCCTTGGGATTGAATTCCCTTTTTAATATGCCAAGAGGTGAAGATCCTGAATTTTTTGCGCCTTCATTTGCTGTTGTCTATGTATATCCCGGAACGGATGCACTTGATATGGAAGAGCTTGTGGTGGATAAAGTAGAGAAACGCTTCACTGCTTTGGAAAATGTAAACAATATCAAAACCAATGTAGACGATGGGTTGGCTGTTGTGGTAATTGAATATGATTACAGTGAAGATCCGGACGAAAAATACCAGGAGCTGGTCCGGGAAGTGGGAGCATTGGCCGCAGAACTTCCAAAAGATATTTTCAGGACAGAAATTCGCCGTTTTTCGCCAACAGATGTCAATATTGTACAGGTTGCACTGGTTTCCGAAACAGCTTCTAATAAAGAACTGAGTGATAGGGCAGACGATCTGAAAGATGAGCTTTCTAAGATAAAAAGCCTTAAAAGTGTTGAAAACTGGGGTTATCCTGCAAAAACGGTTCGGATATCGTTAAATCTGGAAAAAATGGCTTTGGAAGGTGTTCCGGTCAATCAGGTAATTCAGGCATTACAAGCTGAGAATTATAATATTCCTGGTGGAAGCATTCAGGCAGGAGTACGCAAATTTAATGTGAAAACATCCGGCGATTATACATCACTTCCCGAAATAAAAAATACTATTGTAGCCAGCACAGGTTTTAGCACATCATCGCAAAAGATCATATATCTGGCGGATATCGCTACTGTTGACTATGATGAAGCAGAAGAATCGCATATTACCAGATTAAACGGACACCGCTGTGTGCTTGTGACTGCGGCTCAAAAGGAAGGGCAGAATATTGAACAGGTTGGCAAAGTACTGAATCCGGTTGTTGAGAATTTTAGTAAAACATTACCTTCTCATATTAAATTAATCAAAAGCTTTGACCAGGCCGAAAGTGTGAGTAAACGGCTTAGCCGGTTTTCCAAAGATTTCGCCATTGCTATTTTCCTGGTATCGCTTACGTTGCTTCCGCTTGGTTTCAGGGCTGCATTGGTGGTAATGATCTCTATACCACTTTCCCTTGCAATGGGTTTGGCGGCCATAGATTATCTTGGTTTCAGTATCAATCAGTTAAGTATTGTAGGGTTGATCGTTTCGCTGGGAATACTCGTTGACGACTCCATTGTTGTCGTCGAAAATATCGAGCGATGGATGCGAAACGGGTATCCAAAAAGGGAAGCTGCAGTGAAAGCAACTCAACAGATTACATTGGCAGTTATTGGCTGTACGGTTACGCTGATCCTAGCATTTTTGCCACTTAATTTCCTGCCGGAAGCATCCGGAGATTTTATCAGAAGCTTGCCGGTGGCTGTAAGTGTGACTATTCTGGCATCCATGGTTGTTTCCCTGACCATCGTTCCGTTTCTGAGCAGCAGGTTATTAAAGGAATCACATAATCCGGAAGGAAATATATTTATGCGATCACTGAAAAAAGTTATCAGCGGATCATATAGCAAACTCTTGCATTGGGCGTTACGTCACCCACTTCCAACTCTGGGATTTGCAGTAATTCTGTTTGTGGCATCCCTGAGCCTGACTAAAGTGATCGGTTTTGCCCTTTTCCCGAAATCTGAAAAACCAATGTTCCTGATTTCTGTGGAGACACCTGACGGAACTGCATTATCAGAAACCGATCGTGTAGCAAGATATGTAGAAAGTGAAGTGAAAAAAATACCGGAGATCAGGTACATTACGACCAATGTCGGAAAAGGAAATCCACGGATTTATTATAATGTCATCCAGCGCTCTGATGCGACCAATTATGCAGAGTTTTTTGTACAACTCACCGATATGAAGCCGTCTGAAAAAGAGCAGGTTATAGAAAAGCTGAGAACCAGGTTTGCGCATGTTGTCAATGCTAAAGTTGAAGTGAAGGATTTTGAACAGGGCCCGAATACCGAAGCTCCTATTGCTATCCGGATATTCGGTGAAGATCTGGATCAGTTGCGCAGTGCGGCTGCAGGAGTTGAAAAAACACTAAAAAGCACCGCCGGAACGATCTACGTGAATAATCCGATTGCCACCAGAAAAACGGATATCCGTGTCAAAATAAATAAAGAAAAGGCCAGTATGCTGGGTATATCCGTCGCAGACGTAAACAGGACTATCAGATTGGCTGTAACAGGCCTGAATATTGGTGTCTTTAAAGATGAAAACGGAGATGATTATGCCATCAACCTGACGATGCCAAGAGGTAAAATAGCTGATCAGAATGTACTGAATAATTTGTACGTCAATACGCTCGCAGGTGCATCTGTGCCGCTGAAACAGATTGCGGATCTCCAATTTGAAAGTGCCGTAAGTCAGATCCGCCATTATGACCAGGATCGTTATGTAACCGTTTCTGCTTACGTGAAAAAAGGATTTCTTGTGGATGAAGTATATAACCAGGTTATTGCCAAACTGGACAAATATCAATTTCCGGAGGGATTTACATACAAAGCAGCCGGTGAACTGGAAGCCAGGGAAAAATCTTTTGGAGGATTAGGAACAATTATCCTGATCACGGCATTCGGATTTCTGGGTGTTTTGGTACTGGAATTCGGGACATTCAAAAGCTCACTGATCGTACTTTCTGTTATCCCGCTGGGAATTATCGGTGCCTTATCTGCACTATTTCTGGTAGGCTATCCTTTGTCCTTTGTGGCTATTATCGGGCTGATCGCACTGATTGGTATTGAAGTAAAGAACTCCATTTTATTGGTTGACTTTACCAACCAGTTGAGGGCAGAAGGTGTATCGCTGATTGATGCCATTCAGCAGGCAGGAGAAATCCGTTTCGTGCCCATCGTACTAACATCTTTCACGGCCATTGGTGGCCTGATCCCACTGGCCATAGAAGGTAATCCGTTATATTCCCCGCTTGCCTGGGTATTGATCGGAGGGCTGATCAGCTCCACCTTGCTGTCCCGGATTGTTACACCGGTTTTGTACAAATTACTTCCTCCGAAGGTGGAGGTGGTGACTGTTAAATAG
- a CDS encoding RDD family protein, translating into MSLQIETAQNVGVDYEIASVGERILAQFVDYAVYFVWIMAVVAITSVSDSAKSGISSPWITTGAMMLPIMLYPLLCEYFMDGQTVGKMALKIKVIRLDGSKATLSSYLLRWLLSIVDVSLFSGLVAIFAIVINGKGQRLGDIAAGTAVIKTHPTIRLEHIMTPDLDPNYRPAYPGVVRLSDKDIRTIRKVLATNNEELMETTMHKMEDLLGINSLETASVFLWTIINDYNFYASSEV; encoded by the coding sequence ATGAGTTTACAAATAGAAACAGCACAAAATGTTGGTGTGGATTACGAAATCGCCAGTGTTGGGGAACGTATACTTGCGCAATTCGTGGATTATGCCGTTTATTTCGTCTGGATAATGGCTGTTGTTGCAATTACGTCAGTTTCAGACAGTGCTAAAAGTGGAATTTCCAGTCCCTGGATTACAACCGGAGCCATGATGCTTCCTATTATGCTTTATCCACTTCTATGTGAATATTTTATGGATGGGCAAACGGTTGGAAAAATGGCACTTAAAATAAAGGTGATCCGGCTTGACGGGAGTAAAGCTACGCTTAGCTCCTATCTGCTCAGGTGGCTGCTATCCATTGTTGATGTTAGTTTGTTTTCGGGACTGGTAGCCATTTTCGCAATTGTGATTAATGGAAAAGGCCAGCGTTTGGGAGATATTGCGGCGGGAACAGCTGTGATCAAGACGCATCCAACCATCCGGCTGGAACATATCATGACGCCCGACCTGGATCCCAATTACCGGCCTGCATATCCTGGTGTAGTTCGGCTTTCAGATAAGGATATCCGTACAATCCGTAAAGTGCTTGCCACAAATAATGAAGAACTGATGGAAACAACTATGCACAAAATGGAAGATTTACTTGGCATTAACAGCCTGGAAACAGCTTCGGTTTTCCTATGGACTATCATTAATGATTATAATTTTTACGCGAGTTCGGAAGTATGA
- a CDS encoding HNH endonuclease, translating into MSKINEYIPEAMRREVSGIADHKCEYCLIRESDTYFGCEIDHIISVKHGGKSQVGNLAFACMICNRFKGSDLGSLTDEGILVRFYNPRTDDWKEHFKIQSNEIIPLTNIGMVTVRIFKFNEIARKVEREALQLIGHYPVQ; encoded by the coding sequence ATGTCCAAAATTAATGAGTATATTCCTGAGGCTATGCGCAGGGAAGTTTCGGGAATTGCGGATCATAAATGTGAATATTGTCTTATCCGGGAAAGTGATACTTATTTTGGCTGCGAAATAGACCATATTATAAGTGTAAAACATGGTGGTAAATCACAAGTTGGAAATCTGGCTTTTGCCTGTATGATTTGTAACAGATTTAAGGGGAGTGATCTGGGGAGTTTAACAGATGAAGGAATATTAGTACGATTCTATAATCCTAGAACAGATGATTGGAAAGAACATTTTAAAATTCAAAGTAATGAAATAATTCCATTAACAAATATCGGTATGGTAACCGTCAGGATCTTCAAGTTTAATGAAATTGCAAGAAAGGTAGAGCGGGAAGCATTACAACTTATTGGGCATTATCCTGTTCAATAA
- a CDS encoding efflux RND transporter periplasmic adaptor subunit, giving the protein MKTIIQISFLAFMSLLSSCGEKEKKQDNGVVDETVIPVKISRVQEAFRAEPIRVAGTVASAEEARLSFKIGGIVSHVYVKEGQAVRKGQLLAMLDMTEINAQVNQAAFASEKSERDMQRVKNMLNDTAATLEQVQNATTGYDVSQQNLKIARFNQSYAKIISPIDGTVTRKQINEGEFTSAGTAALILASNSRNDWVVRVGISDKDWARVKLGDHASVLLDAYPEETFKGTITNLAQSADPVSKLYQIEIRIDPAGKRFATGLFAKAELTPSQSRKYKVIPIEAVIEGNGNKGFVFVNNNGKAKRMAISIGYLDGNKVLVTNGLENVSEVITSGSAFLTDSSALTIKN; this is encoded by the coding sequence ATGAAAACTATAATACAAATTTCTTTTTTAGCCTTCATGTCGTTGCTTTCCAGCTGTGGTGAAAAAGAGAAAAAACAGGATAACGGAGTTGTGGACGAAACGGTAATTCCGGTAAAAATTTCCAGAGTACAGGAAGCATTCCGTGCAGAACCTATTCGCGTGGCCGGTACCGTAGCATCGGCAGAAGAGGCGCGTTTGTCTTTTAAAATCGGTGGAATTGTTTCCCATGTATATGTAAAAGAAGGCCAGGCGGTTCGTAAGGGCCAGCTTTTAGCTATGCTGGACATGACGGAAATTAATGCGCAGGTCAATCAGGCCGCATTTGCATCGGAAAAATCCGAACGGGATATGCAGCGTGTTAAAAACATGCTGAACGATACGGCAGCCACTTTGGAACAAGTACAAAACGCTACGACCGGTTATGATGTATCACAGCAAAATCTTAAAATCGCGAGGTTCAATCAGTCTTATGCAAAAATTATTTCACCGATTGACGGTACAGTTACACGTAAACAAATCAACGAAGGGGAATTTACCAGCGCCGGAACTGCTGCTTTGATCCTTGCTTCCAATAGCCGGAACGATTGGGTGGTACGTGTAGGAATATCGGATAAAGACTGGGCAAGAGTGAAATTGGGCGATCATGCGTCGGTTCTGCTGGATGCTTATCCGGAAGAAACTTTCAAAGGAACAATTACGAATCTTGCTCAATCTGCTGATCCGGTCAGCAAGCTTTATCAGATTGAGATCAGAATTGATCCGGCCGGGAAACGTTTCGCAACAGGGCTTTTTGCCAAAGCAGAATTAACACCATCGCAAAGCCGGAAGTATAAAGTGATTCCGATAGAAGCGGTAATTGAGGGAAACGGCAATAAGGGTTTTGTATTTGTAAACAACAATGGAAAAGCAAAACGCATGGCAATTTCTATTGGTTATCTGGATGGGAATAAGGTGCTGGTCACAAATGGCCTGGAGAACGTGAGCGAGGTAATCACCAGCGGTTCAGCATTTCTGACTGATTCGTCGGCTTTGACGATTAAAAATTGA